One part of the Arabidopsis thaliana chromosome 4, partial sequence genome encodes these proteins:
- a CDS encoding DUF2921 family protein, putative (DUF2921) (Protein of unknown function (DUF2921); INVOLVED IN: biological_process unknown; LOCATED IN: chloroplast; EXPRESSED IN: 12 plant structures; EXPRESSED DURING: LP.04 four leaves visible, 4 anthesis, LP.10 ten leaves visible, petal differentiation and expansion stage, E expanded cotyledon stage; CONTAINS InterPro DOMAIN/s: Protein of unknown function DUF2921 (InterPro:IPR021319); BEST Arabidopsis thaliana protein match is: Protein of unknown function (DUF2921) (TAIR:AT1G52780.1); Has 127 Blast hits to 111 proteins in 11 species: Archae - 0; Bacteria - 0; Metazoa - 0; Fungi - 0; Plants - 127; Viruses - 0; Other Eukaryotes - 0 (source: NCBI BLink).), whose product MATFWPSSSSSNHPSIFLYLQSYPSLFFLLFLTTSATSLTVASLVNPHSFIAPRIPYSDHCNHIVPESPIDPSPSAVFSHASLAFDVSFFSGGDLFFNRFQSQNGDVKSARFRPKSIRKTLGDGKIYKVEAKLTLQISKTSASSSYYGGDFGQKKLQVMQIDGRSSWGGASFDFYGFWSESTGQVCMVGSTQVLSVEGTRLKIFDARLMLNYSKESNIYGSLVKGVLESVDSLSEFKTVLILGARNTPLNYEYKLLEQSKLDCGVNGGESLSLENVLGGMCKVFEGRSHVFGLMYRNDCGVDHSCSPFGSDVEYTPGFMSMLSFLCDGEKMRMLLSFSNMSGYSSLFPFDPRTSLVAEGSWDVERNRFCGVACRILNFSDSLSNAVVDDCSLRLSLRFPAILSIKSMAPVVGELWSAQAESDPSYFRRIEFSSLNDQLWRFPSLRYEYTESERVGKLCGAGKSRPKRKGNHYPDAQTSDMRFVMSVKYSGEGNVLRTARASPYFVGDRLYRDLLVRGQGVGLTGIPMNVNSVTKSFTNITYRIRSLNPNSESRGDIYAEGTYDRDTGELCMVGCQSVRLKNTVAIQNETVDCSLAIKINFSPIDSRSDDRLKGTIKSTREKTDPLYVGRMEVLSRSIYVHQAKESVWRMDLEVAMVLVSNTLSCLFLGMQLYHMKQHQEALPFISVAMLILITLGHMIPLLLNFEELFKGSHNQRNLFFENDRWLEAKEIVVRIVTLIAFLLECRLLQLAWTARKTGDHHHREDVWKAEKKVSYVCLPLYITGGLIAWLVNRNRTPKRIVYIGKPQARNLLYRPVNLKRSFQRPPLWKDLKSYGGLMLDAFLLPQILFNGFSNSDLKPLAALFYVGNSFVRLLPHAYDLYRSHSYGKILDWSFIYANHKMDYYSTAWDIIILCIGFLFAFLIFLQQRFGGRCFIPKRFREYVGYEKVVELQQAGEQHNTNDS is encoded by the coding sequence ATGGCGACTTTTTGGccatcctcttcatcttcaaacCACCCTTCAATATTCCTTTATTTACAATCATAcccttctctcttcttcctcctctttcttACCACCTCTGCAACTTCACTCACCGTTGCATCCTTAGTGAATCCTCACTCTTTCATAGCTCCACGAATCCCTTATTCCGATCACTGCAACCACATAGTTCCAGAGTCTCCGATCGACCCATCTCCCTCCGCTGTATTCAGCCACGCATCGCTTGCTTTCGATGTCAGCTTCTTCTCCGGCGGCGACTTGTTCTTCAATCGGTTTCAATCACAGAATGGTGATGTTAAATCAGCTAGATTTAGACCCAAATCAATCCGTAAAACTTTGGGAGATGGGAAGATTTACAAGGTGGAAGCGAAATTGACTTTACAAATCTCCAAaacctctgcttcttcttcttattacgGCGGCGATTTTGGCCAGAAAAAGCTTCAGGTAATGCAGATCGACGGACGTAGCTCTTGGGGAGGAGcaagtttcgatttttacgGGTTTTGGTCGGAATCTACAGGACAAGTTTGTATGGTTGGATCAACTCAAGTTTTATCTGTGGAAGGTACTCGTTTGAAGATCTTTGATGCTCGTCTTATGCTTAACTATTCCAAGGAGTCTAATATCTATGGAAGTTTGGTTAAGGGAGTGTTAGAGAGCGTGGATAGCCTAAGTGAATTTAAAACGGTTTTGATTCTTGGTGCAAGAAACACTCCTTTGAACTATGAGTATAAGTTGTTAGAGCAATCGAAGTTGGATTGTGGGGTAAATGGTGGAGAGAGTTTGTCGTTAGAGAATGTTTTGGGAGGAATGTGTAAAGTATTTGAAGGTAGAAGTcatgtgtttggtttgatgtATAGAAATGATTGTGGGGTTGACCATAGTTGTAGTCCTTTTGGAAGTGATGTAGAGTACACACCGGGTTTTATGTCGATGTTATCGTTTCTGTGTGATGGGGAGAAGATGCGAATGCTTTTGTCATTTAGTAACATGAGCGGTTATAGTAGTTTGTTTCCATTTGATCCGAGAACCAGTTTGGTTGCAGAGGGAAGTTGGGATGTAGAGAGGAATAGGTTCTGTGGTGTTGCGTGCAGGATCTTGAATTTCTCGGATTCTTTGAGTAATGCTGTGGTTGATGATTGTTCCCTGAGGTTAAGTTTGAGATTTCCTGCTATCTTGTCGATTAAAAGCATGGCTCCAGTAGTTGGGGAGCTTTGGAGTGCCCAAGCAGAGAGTGATCCAAGCTATTTCAGAAGAATTGAGTTCTCGAGCCTAAACGATCAACTGTGGCGTTTCCCGAGTCTGAGATATGAGTATACAGAAAGCGAGAGAGTGGGTAAGTTATGCGGGGCTGGCAAGAGTCGCCCCAAAAGGAAAGGAAACCATTACCCTGATGCTCAAACTTCAGACATGAGATTTGTCATGTCAGTCAAATATTCTGGAGAAGGTAATGTCTTGAGAACTGCCCGTGCAAGTCCTTACTTTGTGGGAGACCGTTTGTATCGGGATCTTTTGGTTCGTGGGCAAGGGGTTGGGCTAACTGGAATCCCTATGAATGTCAACAGTGTCACTAAAAGCTTTACAAATATCACTTATAGAATCCGTTCTTTGAATCCAAATTCCGAATCTCGTGGAGATATCTACGCTGAGGGAACATATGATAGGGATACAGGTGAGCTATGCATGGTAGGATGTCAATCAGTTAGGCTAAAAAACACAGTGGCTATACAAAACGAGACTGTGGATTGCAGTCTTGCAATCAAGATTAACTTTTCTCCAATTGATTCGAGAAGCGATGACCGTTTAAAGGGAACCATCAAAAGCACACGGGAAAAGACAGATCCGCTTTATGTTGGACGTATGGAGGTTTTGTCGAGGTCCATCTATGTTCATCAAGCGAAAGAATCTGTTTGGAGAATGGATTTGGAGGTTGCTATGGTTTTAGTTTCCAATACACTTTCATGTCTCTTCTTGGGTATGCAACTCTACCATATGAAGCAACACCAGGAAGCACTTCCTTTCATCTCCGTTGCAATGCTGATACTTATTACATTAGGTCACATGATTCCTCTGCTGTTAAACTTTGAAGAACTCTTTAAAGGCAGCCATAACCAGCGAAACTTGTTCTTTGAGAACGACAGATGGCTCGAAGCCAAGGAAATTGTGGTGCGGATAGTGACACTGATAGCTTTCTTACTCGAGTGCCGTCTTCTCCAACTAGCTTGGACTGCTAGAAAAACCGGAGACCATCATCACCGTGAAGATGTGTggaaagcagagaagaaggTTTCTTATGTGTGTTTACCTCTCTACATCACCGGTGGATTGATTGCTTGGTTAGTGAACCGTAATAGAACTCCTAAAAGAATAGTATACATAGGAAAACCGCAAGCTCGGAATCTCTTATACCGTCCAGTGAACCTGAAACGCTCATTTCAACGTCCTCCTTTGTGGAAAGATCTAAAATCTTATGGAGGTTTGATGCTTGACGCATTCCTCCTTCCTCAAATACTCTTCAACGGTTTCAGCAACTCGGACTTGAAGCCTCTTGCTGCTTTGTTTTACGTTGGAAACAGCTTTGTTCGATTGCTTCCTCATGCTTATGATCTGTATAGAAGTCACAGCTACGGGAAGATTCTTGATTGGTCATTCATTTATGCAAACCACAAAATGGATTATTACTCTACGGCATGGGATATTATTATCCTCTGCATCGGTTTCCTCTTTGCGTTTCTGATTTTCTTGCAGCAGAGATTCGGTGGTCGTTGTTTCATTCCAAAGAGATTCAGAGAATATGTGGGATATGAGAAAGTTGTAGAGCTTCAACAAGCTGGTGAGCAACACAATACCAATGACTCTTGa
- the GA3OX3 gene encoding gibberellin 3-oxidase 3 (gibberellin 3-oxidase 3 (GA3OX3); FUNCTIONS IN: oxidoreductase activity, iron ion binding; INVOLVED IN: oxidation reduction; LOCATED IN: cellular_component unknown; EXPRESSED IN: sperm cell, flower, anther, terminal floral bud; EXPRESSED DURING: 4 anthesis; CONTAINS InterPro DOMAIN/s: Isopenicillin N synthase (InterPro:IPR002283), Oxoglutarate/iron-dependent oxygenase (InterPro:IPR005123); BEST Arabidopsis thaliana protein match is: gibberellin 3-oxidase 1 (TAIR:AT1G15550.1); Has 8031 Blast hits to 7999 proteins in 991 species: Archae - 0; Bacteria - 1108; Metazoa - 82; Fungi - 819; Plants - 4860; Viruses - 0; Other Eukaryotes - 1162 (source: NCBI BLink).): MSSVTQLFKNNPVNRDRIIPLDFTNTKTLPDSHVWSKPEPETTSGPIPVISLSNPEEHGLLRQACEEWGVFHITDHGVSHSLLHNVDCQMKRLFSLPMHRKILAVRSPDESTGYGVVRISMFYDKLMWSEGFSVMGSSLRRHATLLWPDDHAEFCNVMEEYQKAMDDLSHRLISMLMGSLGLTHEDLGWLVPDKTGSGTDSIQSFLQLNSYPVCPDPHLAMGLAPHTDSSLLTILYQGNIPGLEIESPQEEGSRWIGVEPIEGSLVVIMGDLSHIISNGQFRSTMHRAVVNKTHHRVSAAYFAGPPKNLQIGPLTSDKNHPPIYRRLIWEEYLAAKATHFNKALTLFRC; the protein is encoded by the exons ATGAGCTCTGTCACACAGCTATTCAAGAACAACCCCGTGAACCGTGACCGGATCATCCCACTAGATTTCACCAACACCAAAACCCTACCCGACTCCCACGTCTGGTCCAAACCCGAACCCGAAACCACGAGCGGACCCATTCCCGTCATCAGCTTGTCCAACCCGGAGGAACATGGGCTACTACGACAAGCCTGTGAGGAATGGGGTGTGTTTCATATCACAGACCATGGAGTCTCACACTCGTTACTCCATAACGTTGATTGCCAAATGAAGAGGCTTTTCTCTTTACCCATGCATCGTAAGATCTTAGCCGTTCGATCTCCCGACGAGTCCACTGGTTACGGTGTGGTTCGGATCTCCATGTTCTATGATAAGCTCATGTGGTCTGAAGGATTCTCCGTCATGGGTTCCTCTCTTCGACGTCACGCTACACTCTTATGGCCCGATGATCATGCCGAGTTCTG CAATGTGATGGAAGAGTATCAGAAGGCAATGGATGATTTAAGTCATAGACTAATAAGCATGTTGATGGGCTCGTTAGGGCTAACACATGAAGATTTGGGATGGCTTGTACCAGACAAAACTGGTTCAGGAACTGACTCGATCCAATCCTTTCTGCAGTTGAACTCCTACCCGGTTTGCCCTGACCCTCATCTAGCTATGGGTTTAGCCCCTCACACCGACTCCTCCCTACTTACCATTCTCTACCAAGGCAATATTCCAG GTCTAGAGATTGAAAGTCCACAAGAAGAAGGGTCGAGATGGATTGGAGTAGAGCCAATAGAAGGTAGTCTCGTTGTTATAATGGGAGATTTATCTCATATCATATCCAATGGACAGTTCAGAAGTACAATGCACCGTGCGGTGGTGAACAAGACGCACCACCGTGTCTCAGCCGCTTATTTCGCTGGCCCTCCCAAGAACCTTCAGATCGGACCGTTGACCAGCGACAAGAACCATCCTCCTATTTACAGGCGTTTGATATGGGAAGAGTACCTTGCAGCCAAAGCAACACACTTTAACAAAGCCTTGACTTTGTTCCGTTGCTGA
- the NRPB2 gene encoding DNA-directed RNA polymerase family protein (NRPB2; CONTAINS InterPro DOMAIN/s: DNA-directed RNA polymerase, subunit 2, domain 6 (InterPro:IPR007120), RNA polymerase Rpb2, domain 7 (InterPro:IPR007641), RNA polymerase, beta subunit, protrusion (InterPro:IPR007644), RNA polymerase Rpb2, domain 3 (InterPro:IPR007645), DNA-directed RNA polymerase, subunit 2 (InterPro:IPR015712), RNA polymerase Rpb2, domain 2 (InterPro:IPR007642), RNA polymerase Rpb2, domain 4 (InterPro:IPR007646), RNA polymerase, beta subunit, conserved site (InterPro:IPR007121), RNA polymerase Rpb2, domain 5 (InterPro:IPR007647); BEST Arabidopsis thaliana protein match is: nuclear RNA polymerase C2 (TAIR:AT5G45140.1); Has 37546 Blast hits to 27868 proteins in 9192 species: Archae - 496; Bacteria - 17572; Metazoa - 623; Fungi - 7193; Plants - 3397; Viruses - 232; Other Eukaryotes - 8033 (source: NCBI BLink).): protein MEYNEYEPEPQYVEDDDDEEITQEDAWAVISAYFEEKGLVRQQLDSFDEFIQNTMQEIVDESADIEIRPESQHNPGHQSDFAETIYKISFGQIYLSKPMMTESDGETATLFPKAARLRNLTYSAPLYVDVTKRVIKKGHDGEEVTETQDFTKVFIGKVPIMLRSSYCTLFQNSEKDLTELGECPYDQGGYFIINGSEKVLIAQEKMSTNHVYVFKKRQPNKYAYVGEVRSMAENQNRPPSTMFVRMLARASAKGGSSGQYIRCTLPYIRTEIPIIIVFRALGFVADKDILEHICYDFADTQMMELLRPSLEEAFVIQNQLVALDYIGKRGATVGVTKEKRIKYARDILQKEMLPHVGIGEHCETKKAYYFGYIIHRLLLCALGRRPEDDRDHYGNKRLDLAGPLLGGLFRMLFRKLTRDVRSYVQKCVDNGKEVNLQFAIKAKTITSGLKYSLATGNWGQANAAGTRAGVSQVLNRLTYASTLSHLRRLNSPIGREGKLAKPRQLHNSQWGMMCPAETPEGQACGLVKNLALMVYITVGSAAYPILEFLEEWGTENFEEISPSVIPQATKIFVNGMWVGVHRDPDMLVKTLRRLRRRVDVNTEVGVVRDIRLKELRIYTDYGRCSRPLFIVDNQKLLIKKRDIYALQQRESAEEDGWHHLVAKGFIEYIDTEEEETTMISMTISDLVQARLRPEEAYTENYTHCEIHPSLILGVCASIIPFPDHNQSPRNTYQSAMGKQAMGIYVTNYQFRMDTLAYVLYYPQKPLVTTRAMEHLHFRQLPAGINAIVAISCYSGYNQEDSVIMNQSSIDRGFFRSLFFRSYRDEEKKMGTLVKEDFGRPDRGSTMGMRHGSYDKLDDDGLAPPGTRVSGEDVIIGKTTPISQDEAQGQSSRYTRRDHSISLRHSETGMVDQVLLTTNADGLRFVKVRVRSVRIPQIGDKFSSRHGQKGTVGMTYTQEDMPWTIEGVTPDIIVNPHAIPSRMTIGQLIECIMGKVAAHMGKEGDATPFTDVTVDNISKALHKCGYQMRGFERMYNGHTGRPLTAMIFLGPTYYQRLKHMVDDKIHSRGRGPVQILTRQPAEGRSRDGGLRFGEMERDCMIAHGAAHFLKERLFDQSDAYRVHVCEVCGLIAIANLKKNSFECRGCKNKTDIVQVYIPYACKLLFQELMSMAIAPRMLTKHLKSAKGRQ, encoded by the exons ATGGAGTACAACGAATACGAACCTGAACCTCAATATGTAGAAGACGATGACGATGAGGAGATTACCCAGGAGGACGCGTGGGCTGTTATATCTGCTTATTTCGAAGAGAAAGGTCTCGTTCGTCAACAGCTGGATTCGTTTGATGAGTTTATTCAAAATACTATGCAAGAAATCGTTGATGAGTCTGCTGATATCGAGATCCGACCTGAATCTCAGCATAATCCTGGCCATCAGTCCGATTTTGCGGAG ACAATCTACAAGATTAGCTTTGGACAGATTTATCTGAGTAAACCTATGATGACAGAGTCTGATGGAGAGACTGCCACCCTGTTCCCTAAGGCTGCAAGGTTGAGAAATCTCACATACTCTGCGCCTTTGTATGTCGATGTTACTAAGAGAGTTATTAAGAAAGGGCATGATGGTGAAGAAGTTACGGAGACACAGGATTTTACTAAAGTTTTCATTGGAAAG GTTCCCATCATGCTCCGGTCTAGTTACTGTACCTTGTTTCAGAACTCGGAGAAAGACCTGACAGAGCTTGGAGAATGTCCTTATGATCAGGGTGGATACTTCATTATTAATGGCAGTGAAAAGGTTCTGATTGCTCAGGAGAAGATGAGTACGAATCATGTTTATGTGTTCAAGAAAAGGCAGCCAAATAAGTATGCTTATGTTGGTGAAGTCCGTTCTATGGCTGAAAACCAAAATAGGCCTCCAAGCACAATGTTTGTGCGTATGCTTGCTCGTGCTAGTGCAAAAGGG GGTTCATCTGGACAGTATATTCGATGTACTCTTCCATACATCAGAACAGAAATTCCTATTATCATAGTATTTCGTGCACTGGGATTTGTTGCCGATAAGGACATATTGGAACACATCTGCTATGATTTTGCCGATACCCAGATGATGGAGTTGCTCAGGCCTTCCTTGGAAGAAGCTTTCGTTATTCAAAATCAGCTG GTTGCACTTGACTATATTGGAAAACGTGGTGCAACTGTTGGTGTAACCAAGGAAAAAAGGATAAA GTATGCTAGAGATATCCTTCAGAAAGAAATGCTTCCTCATGTAGGAATTGGGGAGCATTGCGAGACAAAGAAAGCTTACTATTTTGG GTATATCATACACCGGCTGCTGCTTTGTGCACTTGGCCGAAGGCCAGAAGATGATAGGGATCATTATGGTAACAAAAGGCTGGATCTTGCTGGTCCTTTACTTGGAGGGCTATTTAGAATG CTTTTCCGAAAGTTAACAAGGGATGTGAGATCTTATGTTCAAAAG TGCGTTGACAATGGCAAAGAAGTCAATCTTCAATTTGCCATTAAGGCTAAAACAATTACCTCTGGCCTGAAATATTCTCTTGCTACTGGGAACTGGGGCCAGGCAAACGCTGCTGGCACAAGAGCTGGAGTCTCTCAG GTTCTTAACCGGTTGACATATGCTTCGACTTTGTCACATCTGAGGCGTCTCAATTCTCCAATAGGACGTGAAG GAAAATTGGCAAAACCAAGACAACTGCACAACTCACAGTGGGGAATGATGTGCCCTGCTGAAACACCTGAAGGACAG GCTTGTGGTCTAGTGAAAAACTTGGCTCTCATGGTCTACATAACAGTTGGGTCAGCTGCTTATCCTATATTGGAATTTTTGGAAGAATGGGGTACTGAGAATTTTGAG GAAATATCTCCATCTGTTATACCCCAAGCCACAAAAATCTTTGTCAATGGAATGTGGGTTGGAGTTCATAGAGATCCTGACATGTTGGTGAAAACGTTGAGACGTTTGAGACGAAGG GTTGATGTCAACACTGAAGTTGGTGTAGTTAGAGATATCCGTCTTAAAGAGCTCCGGATATACACTGATTATGGACGTTGTAGCCGTCCGTTGTTTATTGTAGATAATCAGAAGCTCttaataaagaagagagatatcTATGCTCTGCAACAAAGg GAAAGtgcagaagaagatggttGGCATCATCTGGTTGCTAAGGGCTTTATAGAATACATAGAcacagaagaagaggaaacgaCCATGATTTCCATGACTATCAGT GATCTGGTTCAAGCTAGACTCCGCCCAGAAGAGGCTTATACTGAAAACTACACACATTGTGAGATTCACCCATCTCTGATATTGGGGGTCTGTGCTTCAATCATACCATTTCCTGACCATAATCAG TCACCTCGTAATACATATCAATCTGCCATGGGGAAGCAAGCAATGGGAATTTATGTCACCAACTACCAATTTCGCATG GATACGTTAGCTTATGTTCTCTATTATCCACAAAAGCCTTTGGTTACTACAAGAGCTATGGAGCATCTTCACTTTAGACAACTTCCAGCAGGAATT AATGCTATTGTTGCCATTTCTTGCTATTCTGGATATAATCAAGAAGATTCTGTCATCATGAATCAGTCTTCAATAGATCGTGGTTTCTTTCGATCCTTGTTCTTTCGGTCTTACAG AGATGAGGAGAAAAAAATGGGGACGCTTGTCAAAGAAGACTTTGGGCGCCCAGACAGAGGAAGTACAATG GGTATGCGACATGGTTCTTATGATAAACTGGATGATGATGGTCTTGCGCCTCCT GGTACTAGAGTTTCAGGTGAAGATGTTATCATTGGGAAAACCACTccaatatctcaagatgagGCTCAAGGACAATCATCCCGATACACTAGACGTGATCATAGTATAAGCTTGCGACATAGTGAAACTGGAATGGTGGATCAG GTGTTATTGACTACAAATGCAGATGGTTTGAGGTTTGTGAAAGTGAGGGTCAGATCCGTGCGGATTCCTCAAATTGGAGACAAATTTAGTAGTAGACACGGTCAGAAGGGAACTGTTGGCATGACCTACACGCAGGAGGATATGCCATGGACGATTGAAGGGGTCACTCCGGACATTATTGTGAATCCACATGCTATTCCGTCTCGAATGACAATTGGACAGCTAATTGAGTGCATCATGGGAAAAGTGGCAGCTCACATGGGAAAAGAAGGAGATGCTACTCCCTTTACAGATGTCACG GTGGATAATATAAGCAAAGCCCTTCATAAGTGTGGGTACCAAATGCGTGGATTTGAGAGAATGTACAATGGTCACACGGGCAGACCACTCACAGCTATGATATTCCTTGGACCAACATATTACCAAAGATTGAAGCATATGGTTGATGACAAGATTCACTCGCGTGGACGAGGTCCGGTGCAAATCTTAACAAGACAACCAGCTGAAGGGCGATCACGTGATGGTGGTCTCCGTTTTGGAGAAATGGAGCGCGATTGCATGATTGCACATGGTGCTGCTCACTTTTTGAAAGAGAGGCTGTTTGATCAGAGTGATGCGTATAGGGTACATGTGTGTGAAGTCTGCGGGCTCATTGCCATTgcaaatctgaagaagaattCTTTTGAATGCAGAGGTTGcaagaacaaaacagataTTGTTCAG GTATACATTCCATATGCTTGCAAATTACTCTTTCAAGAGCTTATGTCAATGGCTATTGCACCAAGGATGCTCACTAAACACCTGAAATCGGCTAAAGGCAGACAGTGA
- a CDS encoding Tetratricopeptide repeat (TPR)-like superfamily protein (Tetratricopeptide repeat (TPR)-like superfamily protein; CONTAINS InterPro DOMAIN/s: Pentatricopeptide repeat (InterPro:IPR002885); BEST Arabidopsis thaliana protein match is: Tetratricopeptide repeat (TPR)-like superfamily protein (TAIR:AT1G02150.1); Has 30201 Blast hits to 17322 proteins in 780 species: Archae - 12; Bacteria - 1396; Metazoa - 17338; Fungi - 3422; Plants - 5037; Viruses - 0; Other Eukaryotes - 2996 (source: NCBI BLink).), with translation MNILRRIPANLIASRYYYTNRVKKTTLYSKISPLGDPKSSVYPELQNWVQCGKKVSVAELIRIVHDLRRRKRFLHALEVSKWMNETGVCVFSPTEHAVHLDLIGRVYGFVTAEEYFENLKEQYKNDKTYGALLNCYVRQQNVEKSLLHFEKMKEMGFVTSSLTYNNIMCLYTNIGQHEKVPKVLEEMKEENVAPDNYSYRICINAFGAMYDLERIGGTLRDMERRQDITMDWNTYAVAAKFYIDGGDCDRAVELLKMSENRLEKKDGEGYNHLITLYARLGKKIEVLRLWDLEKDVCKRRINQDYLTVLQSLVKIDALVEAEEVLTEWKSSGNCYDFRVPNTVIRGYIGKSMEEKAEAMLEDLARRGKATTPESWELVATAYAEKGTLENAFKCMKTALGVEVGSRKWRPGLTLVTSVLSWVGDEGSLKEVESFVASLRNCIGVNKQMYHALVKADIREGGRNIDTLLQRMKDDKIEIDEETTVILSTRSPC, from the exons ATGAATATACTGAGACGAATTCCGGCGAATTTGATTGCGAGCAGATATTACTACACTAACAGAGTAAAAAAGACGACACTTTACTCAAAAATCAGTCCTTTAGGAGACCCAAAATCAAGTGTTTACCCAGAACTCCAAAACTGGGTTCAATGCGGTAAAAAAGTCTCTGTTGCTGAACTTATTCGCATCGTTCACGATCTTCGTAGACGCAAACGCTTCCTCCACGCTCTCGAG GTTTCGAAATGGATGAATGAGACTGGTGTATGTGTGTTCTCTCCGACAGAACACGCGGTTCATCTTGATCTTATTGGTAGAGTTTATGGATTTGTCACTGCAGAAGAGTATTTTGAGAATCTTAAGGAACAGTATAAGAATGATAAGACTTATGGAGCTCTTTTGAATTGTTACGTTAGGCAACAGAATGTTGAGAAGTCTCTGTTGcattttgagaagatgaaggagatgGGTTTTGTTACTTCGTCTCTTACTTACAATAACATTATGTGTCTTTACACGAATATTGGTCAGCACGAGAAAGTTCCTAAGGTTTTGGAGGAGATGAAGGAAGAGAATGTTGCTCCGGATAACTATAGTTATAGGATATGTATTAATGCTTTTGGTGCTATGTATGATCTTGAGAGGATTGGTGGGACCTTGAGAGATATGGAGAGACGACAGGATATTACTATGGATTGGAACACTTATGCGGTTGCGGCTAAGTTTTATATTGATGGTGGTGATTGTGATAGAGCGGTTGAGCTTTTGAAGATGTCGGAGAAtagattggagaagaaagatggtgAAGGTTACAATCATCTCATTACGCTTTATGCTAGGTTAGGGAAGAAGATAGAGGTTTTAAGGTTATGGGATTTGGAGAAAGATGTGTGTAAAAGGAGAATAAATCAGGACTATCTTACTGTGTTGCAGTCGCTTGTGAAGATTGATGCTTTAGTTGAGGCTGAGGAAGTACTTACGGAATGGAAATCATCGGGGAACTGTTATGATTTTCGAGTGCCTAACACTGTGATTCGTGGTTACATTGGAAAAAGTATGGAGGAGAAGGCAGAAGCGATGCTTGAAGATTTAGCAAGAAGAGGGAAAGCTACTACACCAGAATCTTGGGAACTTGTGGCTACTGCTTATGCGGAAAAGGGTACTTTAGAAAATGCTTTCAAGTGTATGAAAACTGCCTTAGGTGTAGAAGTGGGTAGCAGAAAATGGAGACCTGGATTGACGCTGGTTACAAGTGTTTTGAGTTGGGTCGGGGATGAAGGAAGTTTGAAAGAAGTAGAAAGCTTTGTTGCATCTCTTAGGAATTGTATCGGTGTGAACAAACAGATGTATCATGCTCTTGTCAAGGCTGATATAAGAGAAGGCGGACGTAACATTGATACTCTGTTGCAGCGTATGAAAGATGacaaaattgaaatcgatGAAGAAACCACAGTGATTCTCAGCACAAGAAGTCCATGCTAA